A region of the Terriglobales bacterium genome:
GCCGCCGGGGTCAGCGAGGCCGAAGAGTTGCGCCGGGTGCTGCCGGTGATCGAGGACATCCGTCACCAGCGCCCGGGCACGCTCATCTCCGTGGATACCTACAGGTCCGGGGTCGCGCGCGAGGCGGTGGCGGCGGGCGCCGAGATCGTCAACGACGTGAGCGCCTTCCGCTGGGACCCGGGCATGGCGCAGATGGTGGCCACGCTGGGCTGCGGCGCCGTCCTCATGCACATGCGCGGGCGCCCGGAGGAGTGGCGTTCCCTGCCCCCGGTGGACGACCTGATGGGCCTGGTCCGGCGCGAGCTGGCGGAGTGGGCGATGGTGGCCATGGGCTCGGGGGTGGCCCGCGATCACATCGTTCTCGATCCCGGCTTCGGCTTCGGCAAGAATTATGACCAGAACTATTCGCTGCTGGCGCGGCTGGGTGAGCTGGCGCGGCTCGACTTCCCCATCCTGGCGGGGACCTCGCGCAAGTCCTTCCTGGGGCGGACGCTGGCGCGCGCCGGCCAGGACCTGCCCGCGGAAGAGCGCCTCCACGGCACCCTGGCTGCGGTGACGGCATGCGTGCTGGCGGGCGCCCACCTCGTGCGCGTCCACGACGTGCGCCCGGCGGCGGACGCCGTGAAGATCGCCGACGCCATCCTGCGCGCCGGCGCCTGACGGGACCCTATCCTCATGCGCGCCACCCTCTTCGAATTCCGCTTCCGCGCCTTCCTCATCGGGATGTGCTTCTGGCTGGCCTTCACGCTCTACTCGGTCGACCATCTCAACTTCGTGGCCTGGCTCTTCCTTTTGAGCGGCCGGTACAAGACCGCGGCCCAGATCCCCGACTCGCTCGCCATCCACGCCAGCTTCGCGGCCGCGGCGGCGGTCATCGCGCTGGGGGCGCTGCTGCGCTCCTGGGGCACGGCCTACCTCAGCGTGCAGGTGATGGCCGACAAGAAGGTGCACAGCGAGCGCCTGGTCGCCGACGGCCCCTACCGCTACGTGCGCAACCCGCTCTACCTGGGGAACCTCCTGCTGGCGGTGGGCATGGGCGCCATGGCCAGCCGCACCGGATTCTTCGTGCTGCTGCTGGGGATGCTGTTCGTGGTGCTGCGGCTGATCGGGCGGGAGGAGGCGGAGCTGCTGGCGGGCCAGGGCGAGAGCTACCGCGCCTACCTGGCGGCGGTACCGCGGCTGCTGCCGGCGCTGCGGCCGCGGGTGCCGGCCGCGGGAGCCCGGCCGGACTGGCTGGAGGGCCTCTTCGGGGAAACCATGATCTGGGTGATGGCGCTCTCGGTGGCTGCCTTCGCGGTCACGCTGAAGCTGCCATGGTTCTTCGTCCTCCTGGGATCGTCGTTCGTGCTGCAGGTGATCGCGGGAGTCGCGCTGAAGCGGCGGCGGGCCAAGGCAGCTCTTAGCTCTTAGCTCGGCTCTTGGCCCCAGGCCAGCCGGGCTCCGCTACCAGCTAAGAGCTCGAAGCCAACGCTTTCTTCTCAGAAGGTCTTCTCCGAATCCAGCAGGATGGTGACCGGGCCGTCGTTCACCAGTTCGACCTCCATCCTCTCCTGGAAGCGGCCGGTCTGGCAGGTAAGGCCGGCGGCGCGTAGGCGCGCCACGAAGCGCTCATAGAGCGGGCGCGCGTGCTCGGGGCGGGCGGCGGCGTCGAAGGAGGGGCGCTTGCCGCGGCGCACGTCGCCATAGAGGGTGAACTGCGAGACCAGCAGGACGGCGCCGCCGGCCTCGGCG
Encoded here:
- the folP gene encoding dihydropteroate synthase; its protein translation is MTRPRFTWKLRTRELALGERTLVMGVLNVTPDSFSDGGKFLGRERAAGRALEMLEEGADLIDIGGESTRPGARVSPGAAAGVSEAEELRRVLPVIEDIRHQRPGTLISVDTYRSGVAREAVAAGAEIVNDVSAFRWDPGMAQMVATLGCGAVLMHMRGRPEEWRSLPPVDDLMGLVRRELAEWAMVAMGSGVARDHIVLDPGFGFGKNYDQNYSLLARLGELARLDFPILAGTSRKSFLGRTLARAGQDLPAEERLHGTLAAVTACVLAGAHLVRVHDVRPAADAVKIADAILRAGA
- a CDS encoding D-aminoacyl-tRNA deacylase, whose translation is AEAGGAVLLVSQFTLYGDVRRGKRPSFDAAARPEHARPLYERFVARLRAAGLTCQTGRFQERMEVELVNDGPVTILLDSEKTF
- a CDS encoding isoprenylcysteine carboxylmethyltransferase family protein, coding for MRATLFEFRFRAFLIGMCFWLAFTLYSVDHLNFVAWLFLLSGRYKTAAQIPDSLAIHASFAAAAAVIALGALLRSWGTAYLSVQVMADKKVHSERLVADGPYRYVRNPLYLGNLLLAVGMGAMASRTGFFVLLLGMLFVVLRLIGREEAELLAGQGESYRAYLAAVPRLLPALRPRVPAAGARPDWLEGLFGETMIWVMALSVAAFAVTLKLPWFFVLLGSSFVLQVIAGVALKRRRAKAALSS